Sequence from the Terriglobales bacterium genome:
AGACGCCGATTCCGCCTCGGGAATTAGATGTGACGATTCATCCGGCATTGAGTGCGGTGATCCAGAAGGCGCTCTCGAAGCAGCCGGACGACCGCTATCAGACCGGCGCGGAACTGGCGCGCGCTCTGAAGAACTACAAGAATTCTGGTCTCGCGGCTGACGGCACCGTGCAGGTTCCCGCCGCCATGGCCGAGCATGCCAACTCGCATACGCAGCTGGCGTCGGCTCTACCTGCCGCCGGTGTGACTGCCCTGGGCATGACCGCGCGCGAAGCTGGGTCTGTCGGGGTGAAGGCGCCTGCGCTTGACGTTCCAATCGGGATAAACCCGCCCGCACCGCCGTCAGCGCGAAAGACAATCGTGTCAGCTCAGCCGGCCATGCCGCTGACCCAGGTCTTCGACAGCCAGTCGCTGGTGACGGCAACCCAACTGGCGCAGGAAGATACCGTACGCATCCAGATCCCCGCGTACACCCGACATTCCATAGATAATTCTGAGCCCGAGCCCAAGAAGGGTTCGAAGGTTTTTACTGTGGTTTTCACGCTGGTGGCACTGGGCTTGGGCCTTGCCGGTCTGAAGCAACTCAATCTCAAGCATCAGCGGCAAGCGCGTGAAAAAGAAGTCTCCGCTATTACAGTCCCTCAAGTGGAGGAACCTGCGAATGTCACTACGCCTGCGCCGGAAATGGCGCCAGTAACCGCTCCCGTGGCGGATGTGCCGCCAGCGGTTATCCCCGGCACTCGCGAACTCGAAAAGACCAAGCAGGATGCAGTCAAGTTACAGGCCGAAGCAAGCCGGCCCGAGGCGGCGGACAAGCCGCAAATCGCGGTTAAGGAAACCCCGCCGCCTCCGCCGGTGACTACCGGCGAACTCCACCTGACTTCGACTCCCACAGGTGCACAGGTCGAGATCGACGGACATAGCCAGGCGAAGTGGATCACGCCATTCCTTACGCCGCCGCTCAAAGCTGGTCATCACAGCCTGGTGTTCACACTGAATGGATACAAACCAGCAGAGCAAAAGGTGGAGGTGGTCGCGGGAAAGAAAACCACGGTGGATGCTACCCTGGAGCAGCTCAAAGCTTCTTTTATTATCGATAGCAGTCCACAGGGGGCCTGGATCGTGCTGGATGGCTCTCCCACCGCGCAGACGACGCCAGCACAACTCACGGTGGATCCTGGCCAGCACCGCATCGTTCTCCTGAAAGGGGGTTTTAAACGCGCTGAAACTCTGGCGGATGCTGGTCCGGGCCAGACTCTGAATTTCTCTACCCCGCTTCACCCTCAGAACGAAGGCGCACCCCAAACACAGCCGCAATCCGCCCAGCAAGGCAAAGTGATGAACACCCAGGCGCCCGCTGCCGGTCTTGCTTTCTGGAAGCAGTTCTATGCCATCAACGGCCTGGCGCCCACCCCTGAAACCATGGGCATGGTGCAGCTGCGCACGCGTCCCCAGGGCGCAAGCATCGCTGTAAATGGAATGGTCCTGCCGCGACGCACCCCCTTCCGCTTTCCACTCAATCCCGGTAGCTACCGTGTAACTCTACAGGCCGATGGCTATAAGCCGGCAACGCGCACCGTCGAGGTCCAGAAGGGCCAGACCGCTACGCTAGACGAACTGCTCGAACCCCAGTAGAGTCTCCGCCCTGCCAAATCATTGATTCCCCTCCTGATCGAGTTCTTGACATAATTGCAATTTGTGATATTAATATCGCAATCAGAAATAAATGAGACTAGGCGAAAAGCTACGCTACTTGCGGGAAGTGGAGGGTGTCCTCCGCGGATTGGGTCGGGAAATGACGCAACAGGAACTTGCTGGCGCGATGCAGAAGGAAATGGGCCGCAGCCTGAGCCAATCCTACCTTTCGCAGATCGAGAGCGGCTCACGTCCGCACCTCACTAACTCTTCCCGAATGCTGCTGGCCAGGTTTTTCAAGGTGCATCCCGGATACCTGGTGGATGACCCCGAGGGATTTCATACCGAACTTCTTTCCGACCTACGGATCATGGAAGATACGCTCGATTTGTGGCTGATCAACGGTGCGGAACGCTTCCGGCGTGATCCTGAGGTCAGCAAGGCACTGCTGGAATTGGCCAAGCACGAAGACTCGCGGCGTTGCCTGATGCTGCTGGGCGCGATTCTAGAAACTCCTCATCTCGTGGATCGGCTGCTGGAAGTCCTGAAACCTTCGCTGGTTAATGCTGGCGGGCACTCGCAGGCGCGACATCCCCAGGAGGAATGGCGATGACGCTCACCGATTTCTACTTGCTGTGTTTCATCGTGGGTTTCGTGCTGAGCTTGCTCTCGTTTCTTGGCGGCGGTGCGCGGCCGCATTTTCACTTCTCTGGCAAGCTTCACTTGCCGCATATCGGTCGCGCCGGAGGGCACGTCACGGGAGGCACGCCGCACAGCGAATCGAGCATGCCTTTGTTCAACTTCAGCACCCTTGTCGTCTTCCTGACCTGGTTTGGCGGCGTCGGTTATCTGCTAACGAAATATTCCACGCTATGGACATTGGCGGTGCTGGCGCTGGCAGCTCTGAGCGGAGTGGGCGGGGCGGCATTTGTCTTCCTGCTTGTTGCGAAGCTGCTCCTGGCTCACGAACAGGAACTAGACCCTGCGGACTACGACATGGTGGGAGTGATCGGCACCATTACCAATCCCATCCGCGCGGGCGGAACCGGCGAGATCGTCTATTCGCAGCAGGGGACAAGACGCAGTACCGGTGCGCGCAGTGAGGATGGGGCTGCGTTGCCGCGTGGCACCGAGGTAGTGGTGACCCGCTACGAGAAAGGAATTGCTTACGTCCGCCGCTGGGAGGAGTTGGCGGGCACGGAGATGGGCTCGCAATCGGAGCCCGTCCAGAAATAACTGGGAAGGCCAACGAAGTCGTAAGGAGGCGTATGAATCTCCATGTCGCACCCGAAGTTTGGATCATTGCTGCACTTCTCATCCTTGGTGTCCTCTTCCTGTTGGGGATGTTCGCCAGGCTCTACCGCAAAGCGGGACCGCACGAAGCCCTGGTGGTTTACGGCTTCCGCGGTACTCGCGTGGTGAAGGGACGCGGGACGGTGATCTTTCCCATGGTCGAAACCTGTCACGAGCTCTCGCTCGAACTGATGTCGTTCGACGTAGCTCCTCAGCAGGACCTTTACACCAAGCAGGGTGTTGCGGTCACTGTGGAAGCGGTGGCGCAGATCAAGGTGAAGTCAGATCCGGAATCGATTCTTACCGCATCCGAGCAATTCCTCACCAAGCCTGACAACGAGCGCGAAGGGCTGATTCGTCTGGTAATGGAAGGCCACCTGCGCGGCATCATCGGGCAGCTCACGGTGGAAGAAATCGTGAAGCAACCCGAGATGGTCGGGGACCGCATGCGCTCCACCTGCGCCGATGACATGAGCAAGATGGGACTGGAAGTGATTTCATTCACCATCAAGGAAGTAAGGGATAAGAACGAATACATCAGCAACATGGGGCGGCCAGACGTGGCGCGCATCAAGCGCGACGCCGACGTAGCCACGGTTGAGGCGGAGCGCGATACCGCGATCAAGCGGGCGCTCGCGCAGCGCGAAGCCGCGATCGCCAAGGCACAGGCGGATCAGGAGCGCGTCGCCGCCGAAACTCTCTCCCTTGCAAAGCAAGCCGAAGCGCAGCGCGATCTCGACGTCAAGAAGGCCAGCTACCAGGAGTTGATCAAGAAGCAGCAGGCGCAGGCGGACAAAGCCTATGAGATCCAGACCAATGTCATGCAGCAGCAGGTGGTGGTTGAGGCGGTGAAGGTGCAGCAGGCCGAGAAAGAGCAGCAGATCAAAGTTCAGGAAGCCGAGATCCTGCGCCGCGAGAAAGAACTGATCGCGACCGTGCTGAAGCAGGCCGAGATCGAGCGCCAGAGGATCGAAACTCTGGCCAATGCCGAGCGGCAGCGCTTGATGTCGGAAGCCGAAGGCAAAGCCGCTTCCATCCGGCAGCAGGGCGAAGCCGAGGCCGACATCATCTTCAAGAAGGGCGAAGCGGAAGCCAAAGCCATGAACGTCAAGGCGGAGGCCTATCAGGAGTACAACCAGGCAGCCGTTGTCGACAAACTGATCACCGGCTTGCCCGACGTAGTTCGTGCTCTGGCAAGCCCACTGAGCCAGGTAGACAAGATCACGATCGTTTCTACCGGCAACGGCGACGCCGCCGGCGCCAACAAGGTTACCGGCGATATCGCCAAGATGGCGGCGCAGGTACCGGCGTTGTTCGAAGCACTCTCCGGGATGCAGGTGAGCGATCTCTTATCCAAGGTGCGGCTGATCGGCGACAAGGCCGAGAAGCCTGCCTCCAACAAATCTCAAGGCAAGGACGGAGCGCAGTAATTCTGCTGCGGAAGGAGTCATACCATGGCGTTACTGGAACGAGTTGCCACCCTGGTGCGGGCGAATCTCAACGACCTGATCGACAAGGCCGAGAATCCTGAGAAGCTGCTCAAACAGGTGATTCTCGACATGGAAAACCAGTTCATGCAGGTGAAAACGCAGGTGGCGATTGCCATCGCCGATCTGCATCTGCTGGAGAAAAAGAAGAACGAGAACCAGGACAAAGAGGGCGAGTGGATGCACAAGGCCGAGCTGGCCGTGGACAAGAAACAGGATGACCTGGCGCGCGCCGCTCTCGAACGGTCGATGGCCTACAAGCAGTTTGCGGAAAGCTTCGACCAGCAGATCGCTGATCAGAAAGTACAGGCGGAGGCCTTAAAAACTGCCTTGCGCCAACTGGAACAGAAGCTGGCGGAAGCGCGCGCCAAGAGTGACCTGCTGATTGCCCAGCACCGTCGTTCGCGGGCTGTAGGGAAGGCAAGTGACGCCCGCATGGCCATCAACGACAAGAGTAAAGGCACTGCATTTGCCCGCATGGAGAGCAAGGTGCGCCAGGCAGAAGCCATCGGACAGGCAAAGGCCGAAATCGCTGGCGCCGACGTGGATGAGCGGCTGTCCGCCCTCGAGCGAGATGAGCATATCGATCGCCTGCTCGCCGAATTGAAGGCGCGGCGTTCGCTGGGAGCGTGAGCTGCGAGGTGCGAGTGAACCCGCGCGCGCTCAGCTCTTCCCGCAGAAGCGTGCGTACTGATCAAGGATAAAGTTATCCGTCATGCCGGCGATGTAGTCGCAGATCACGCGCGCGAGATCCTCACCGCGAGCCTTTTGCTGATAGCTTGGAGGAAGCTCGCCGGGATGGCGCATCCAGTATTCGAATAATTCCCGGATCACCACCTCGGCGTTGGCCTTTTCGGGCTGCAGTTCGGGACTGTAGTAAAGGTTGGCATATAGAAATTGCTTCGCCGCGCCGCGTTCCGCGTCCACTTCCGGGCTGAACGCTGCCAGACGCTCGGGGAATTTGCGCACCTCATCGAGACGTCTCACGCCAGCGGCGGCAATGCGCGCCTCGGTATTGCGAATCAGGTCGCTGACCATGCGATCGAACACCCGCCGCAGGGCTTCATTCAGCTTGAGCTTCTCCAGCGCATTCGGATACTGGCCCTCGGCTTCACCATAGAAGCGATCAACGACCGGCACGCCTTCACGCATGCAGCGCACGTTGAGAATCCCGGCTTCATAGCCATCGTCGAGGTCGGCGGTGTTGTAGGCGATCTCGTCGGTGAGGTCGATCAGTTGAGCTTCGATTGGCGGCCGCTGGTCGAGGAGATACTCGGCGAGCTCGGGAAAGCGCGCGGCGGAGTAGTCGCGTGAGTGCTTGACGATGCCTTCCCTTACTTCGAAGGTGAGGTTCAGGCCACGAAAGGCGGCGTAGCGCAGTTCGAAATCCTCCACGATGCGCAGCGCATGCAGGTTGTGATCAAAGAAGCCGCCGTGGACGCGCATGACTTCGTCCAGCGCCTTCTCGCCGGCGTGGCCGAAGGGGGGATGGCCGATGTCGTGAGCCAGCGCCAGCGCTTCCACCAGGTCCACATTCAAGCGGAGTCGCGCGGCGATGGTGCGCGAAACTTGCGCCACCTCGAGGGTGTGGGTCAAGCGGTTGCGGAAGTGATCGGAGACCCGCCCGGTGAAAACCTGTGTCTTGTTTTCCAGGCGGCGGAAGGCGCGGGCGTGGATGATGCGGTCGCGGTCGCGCTGGAAGTCATTGCGGTACGGGTGGGGCGGCTCGGGATAGCGGCGGCCGCGGGAATCCTCCACCCGCACCGCGTACTCGGCGAGCATGTCTCAGTCTAGCACTGGGTATCCCAAATTCTTGTATGCGATTCAGCTGAACGGGGCCCGCCACAAGCCAGCCCTGCAAGGGGCGGAACAGCATGGCCCGGGGCGTCAGCCACGAGAAAAGTGAAAACAGGATCACGAGCGCCCTTAGGCACGACATAGTTCTCACGCACACCTCTTTAGGCCCCTGAGGCGATCTGTCGCTCCCAAAGTGACTTCCGCAATCTGTAATGTCGTAACCCTCCAAAAAGCAAAACTCCCGTGGGCGGTTTGATTTGCTGTCCTTGTCCTCCCCGGTGCGGTATAGTTCAAACCTAAAGGCCCCGGCCAGTTCGACATACTCCCCAATCACAATTCAGGATCACACCATGGCGACCATTTCTGTGCCGCTCGAACGTGCAGTGCGGTTCCGCTGGAAGAGCGTTGTATTCACCCTCATCGCATTGATGATGGTTTATGTGTTGTTTCACAATGAGCGATTCCTCATCGATTCCAAGGACCCGGTCTGGAATCACTATCACCCGTTCAAGTGGTGGCTCTTGCCCCACGGTCTGGCAGGAGCGTGCGCCCTGCTGCTGGGCCCCATGCAATTCTCTGATCGGCTAAGGCAGCGCTTCATTGGGCTGCATCGGGTGATTGGCCGCATCTACGTGGCAGGGGCGCTGATCGCGGCGCCGCTCGGTTTCTACATCCAGTACTTTGAGGAGCGCATGGGAGAGCCACGCTCCTTCAGCGTGGCGGCTGCCGTGGACGCCATTCTCTGGGGGACTACTACCGCTATCGCCCTCTCCTTTGCGCTTCGCCGCAAAATTCAGCTGCACCGCCAGTGGATGACGCGCAGCTACGCCGTCGCCATCGTGTTCCTCGAAGTGCGGGTAATCCTTGGCCTGACGGGATGGGAAAAGCTGGGCACAGCTGCGGCTGAAACCGTGGTCTGGGTCTGCGTGGCGTGTGCGATTCCGCTCGCCGACATCGTTCTGCAGTGGCAAGACTTTCGGCGAAGCCGCGCTTTGGAGACCAAGGGCCGTTTGACTGCAGTAGCTAAGACTTAATCGAGAATCTCTCCCAGGAAAGATAAGAAGCCCGTAGCTCTGCCGGCACGGGTCTGCATTTCCCACATCGGGCAGTAGTCACAAGAAACTGTGATTTGTGTAACAGCGCGGAATAAATCGGCAGGTAGAATGTTGATATTGAAAATGATTTTCAATTTCTTAAAGAATTCTTAGCAAAGGCGCAAAGGCAATCATTCCATGACAGAGGGCGAGTCGATCCGGTTGGCGGAGTTGGACGAAGGTGAGCGGGCGGTCGTTTCTGGGCTGGAGTTGCCCGAGGCCGTAGCCGAACGATTGATGTGCCTGGGCTTTATCCCGGGTGTTGAAGTGGTGGCGGGCAAAAGCGCACCCGGCGGCGACCCCCGGGTTTTTTGTGTCGATGGCGGCCACGTAGCTCTGCGGCGCGAAACTTCTCAGCGAATTTCCGGCTTGCGTCTTGTGGCCAACGCAGAAGGCGATGAGCCGTGAGCACAGCCGAGATGGCGCTGGGGGAAGCCCCGTCCGTAGCCGATCCGGCGGAGGCCGTTCCCGCGGTCACTCCCCGAATTCGCTCGATTGCGGTCGTAGGTCCACCCAATTCCGGCAAAACCACGTTGTTCAATCGTCTGACCGGACTCCGCCAGAAGGTCGCAAACTTCCCGGGGGTCACCGTCGAGCACCATGTGGGCTATCTGCGCAATCGGCAGGGCGAGGAGATCGCGGTCATCGACCTGCCCGGCATCTACAGCCTGTCCCCCAAATCAGAAGACGAGCGGGTAACAATCGACGTGCTTGAGGGCAGGATGGCGGGCACTCCCCGCCCAGATGCCATCGTGCTCATCCTGGATTCCACCAACCTTAATCGCCATTTGGTACTGGCAGCGCGGGTAATTGCTCTGGGACTGCCGACATTGGTCCTGCTGAACCTGGCCGATGCGCTCACCGCGCAAGGCGGAACGCTGGACGTCCTGGCATTGGCACGCCAACTCGGCACACCCGTGGCGCTGATCGCTGCGGCCCGAGGCGAGGGCATCGACGTGGTGCAGAATTTTGTCTCGTCGAGGACAGCTTTGCCGGCGCCAGCGACTCTGCCCGTACTCAATGACCTGCCCCGATGCCGTGAATGGGCGGCGCGCGTGGCCAAGGGTTCGTGTTACCGGCGGCCAGTTCCCTCTGTTTGGGGTCGGCGGCTGGATGCGGTGTTCCTGCACCCCTATGCCGGGCCACTCGTATTCCTGGCTGTAGTTATCGGAGTGTTTCAGTGCATTTTCACCCTCGGGCAACCGCTGTCCGACGGGTTGCGCAACTTGCTCGATTCGCTTGGACAAAGTCTGGGTGGATATCTGGCAGGCGGCTGGCTTCGATCGTTAGTGGTCGATGGCGCCTGGAAAGGTGTGACCTCGGTTCTTATTTTTCTGCCGCAGATTGTTCTCCTGTTTCTAGTCATCGGAGTACTGGAAGACTCCGGCTACCTGGCGCGAGCCGCTGTCATAGCAGACCGCACCATGAAAAAAGTCGGCCTGAATGGCAAAGCATTTATTCCGCTGCTTTCTGCCTATGCGTGCGCGGTTCCAGCGATCATGGCCACACGCACCATCGAAGACAAGCGTGACCGCATCGCCACCATTCTGATTGCGCCCTTCATGACCTGCTCGGCGCGCCTGCCCGTGTACACCATGGTGATTGCAGCCTTCATTCCAGATCACCGCATCTTGGGTCCGCTGCTGGGGGCGCGAGCTACCGCCATGCTCGGTCTCTACGTGCTGGGATTTCTGGCCGCGGTAGTGACGGCGAGGATCTTGAAATCTTCGATTCTCCAGAGCCGTGAATCGCAATTCATTCTGGAAATGCCGGCCTACCGCTGGCCGACGCTGCAGTCGCTCGGATTACGGCTGTTTGATCGCTCGCGGGCTTTCCTGGTCCGCGCGGGTACAGTGATCCTGGCCGTTTCCCTGATGCTTTGGGGGCTGACTCATTTACCGCTCCAGCACGGTCAGCCGCCGCAGATCCAGAACAGCGTCGTCGCGCAGTTTGGGCGGGCCATGGAACCGGCCATCCGACCGTTGGGTTTCAACTGGAAAATCGGAGTGGGACTGGTTACCTCCATCGCCGCACGCGAAGTAATCATCAGCACGCTGGGCACGCTGAACGGGCTTGACCCCGCTCAACAGTCGGCCAGCCTGCAGCAGGCGCTGCATAGCGAGTTGTCGCTCGCGGGTGCGATGGCGCTATTGGTGTTCTTCGCCTTCGCCATGCAGTGCACCTCGACCCTGGCGGTCGTGCGGCGGGAAACGAATAGCTGGCGCTGGCCCGCAATTCAGTTCCTCTATATGACTCTGCTGGCGTATGGCGCCGCGTTGGCGGTCTACCAGATTGGAACCCGGCTGGTCGGATAAGAAAAAGCAGGTCCCTCCACGCGCAATGGGATCGCACACACGGCCCACGCCGGTGACTTCACCCGATCCCACTTCTTCCTTATTTTGAATTCTGGTTCTGGCCTGCGTTTTCACGAGCCAGCTTGACGCGGGCCGCATCTAGATTCTTCTGCACCCGCGAGACTTCCGTCGTGTCCACATCCGCGGGCACGGATTTGTTCCATTCCTCCAGGGCCCTCTCCCAGTAAGCCGCAGCCAGCTTCAGGCGATCTGTCTTCTGGAAGAGTTCACCCAGGTGGGACAGCACAGTGGGATCGTTGTTGACGCGTTCATTCGCCTTGCGCAGGTTCTCTTCGGCGAGATCGTACCGTCCCAGCTTGAAATAAGCCCATCCCAGGGAATCAATGTAAGCCCCATTCTGCGGCTCGAGCTGAACAGCACGCTTGACATAACCCAGAGCTTCCTCCAGCCGAGTGCCGCGGTCGGCGAGCATGTAGCCGAGATAGTTGAGCGCGCCGGCATTGTTGGGATCGTGCGCCAGAAGCTTCTTGAATAAGTCCTCGGCCTGGTCGTATTTCTTTTGCCGTTCATATACCGAGGCCAGCATGAAGTTGGCGTAATCCTTCTCCTCCGGCTTGGTCGAAAGCTCGTTAGCCTTCGCTAGGGCCTGCTCGGCTTCCGGCCAGCGTTTGAGGCGGCTATAGATCTGGCCGAGAGTCATGTAGGCATCGCGGTCCTCTGGCGTGCCTTTGAGTACTGACTTGACCTGGGCGATCGCAGTGTCGGCCTGCCCCTGATCCGCTAATTGCATTGCAAACCCGAATTTCAGGCTACGGTCATTGGGGTACTTCGCAGTGGCTTCTTTGGCCACAGCAGTAGCCTTGTCCCACTGCTTGCCTTCCCGATACGTGTCGATAATCTGCTGATATCCGCGGGACGCATTTTCGTCACCCAGTGACAGCATCTGGCGGAAAGTATCGGCTGCCAGATCGGTTTTGTTCTCGTCACGGTAGATGGCGCCCAGTCGCTCCAGGAAAACGGCGCGATTGTTACGATCCCCGGGCTGATAGCTGCCTTCAGGTTTCTCCGTTTTCTTGATCAGATCCTGCAACAGCTTGGTTGCTTCCTCGAAATTGCCCTGAGACTGATAGATCACCGCCAGGTTGTACGGGATCTCGACGGAGTCGGGAACTTCAGCCCCGGCTTTTTTCAGGGCTTCCAACGCCTGGTCGTACTTGCCAGAGCGGCGGTAGATTTCCGCAATGTGCATGTAGCTCTGAGCATCGTGCGGATCGGCCTCCGCGATGGCCTTGTATTGTTCCAGGGCGGCGTCGGTCTGGTTGTCATTCAGCAGGTTTTGGGCCAGCCCGCGCTGGGCCTCCAGGTTGTCCTTGTCGTCTTCCGTGGCTTTCCGGTAGGCGGCGATAGCGTTCTTGTAGTCTTTTTGCTGCTCGTATGTGAATCCGAGCGCGGAATAAACTTTTCCCGAACGCTCCGAGTCGGGAATGGAATTCAGAACCTGGGTAGCGCGCTTGGAATCGCCCTCCTCGTTGTAGAGGTAGGCAAGCATGGTGACGGCTTCCTCGGAACCCGGCTGCAGTTCCACAGCGGTCTTGAATTCACTCTCCGCCTTCAACATGTCGTTATTGGCGCGATAGAGACGACCGAGCAACAGGTGGTTATCAATGTTGGAAGGCTCGATTTGGACGATCTTTTCGTACTGCTCAATAGCGCGCCGCAGGACCTCGTTAGATTGAGATCCCGACTGCAAATCACCCAGGCTGCGCAAGTAGATACGCCCGAGCAGTTTGCGAGCTTCCAGATTGTTGGGATCCCGCTTGATGATGTCCTGCGCTTCGTTGACCGCATCGCGGATCCGGCCAGTCCTGGCATAGAGTTCTGCCAGACCAGAATTCAGATATTCGGAACCGGGATCGTTCTCGATGGCCAGCCGGTATTCCTCAATCGCCTTGCTCGCCCAGTCGTTGCTCTGGTAGATGGCAAACAGCTCTTCGTACATGTGAGCGAGCGTGTAGTGATAATAGGCGTTGGCGCGATTGGAATTCCGCTGAGTTCCAGGGGAAGACGGTGCGGTTCTTCCCGCATTTTCGGCTGCTGGAGTACTTACTGTCGGCGTCGGATTATCTTGCTGGGGTACAGTTTGCGCAAAAGCAGCCAAAGAGAGGGCCGTAAGAAGTACGAATACAGACTTTATGTTCTTCATGAAATCCCCAGGCTCAAAAAGGGCCCATCAGTTGGATGCCGAACCCCACGGGTAAGTGCAACCCTATTTTACGCTGCTTTCGACGGATACGAGCTATTAGCTCTCACTTCCGTAATAATTAAAGATCTCGGGTTATGTCACCGTCGAGGCGATCCAACAAAGATTGAGCTTGCGGTATTTCCAAACCTTTGATTTGGTCAAGCCATTCAGTGCCGGAAGTGACGCAGCCCCGTCAATACCATGGCTAGCCCAAGGCGGTTGGCAGCATCGATAACCTCCTGATCGCGCACCGAGCCCCCGGGCTGAATGATAGCCGTTGCGCCCTGGCGTGCTATTTCCTCCACTCCGTCGGAAAAGGGAAAGAAAGCGTCGGACGCTGCCACGGTTCCTTTCAGAGGGAGAACAGCCTTCATGGCGCCGATTTTGCACGAATCGACGCGGCTCATCTGCCCTGCGCCCACACCTACCGTCTGGCCATCACGGGCATAGACAATGGCGTTCGACTTGACGTGCTTGCAGACGATCCAGGCGAATTTGAGAGCCCGCATCTCCTCCGCAGTCGGCTTACGTTCGGTGACTACCCGCAGATCGGTACCGGTTAAAGGTCGAACGTCGGCATCCTGCATCAGCAGGCCACCCGAGATGTTCTTCACTACACGTCCGGCCGGGGCAGGCACAACTTCCACCAGCCGCAAGTTCTTCTTGGCAGCGAATTTCTCACGCGCAGACTGGTCGAAGCCGGGCGCGGCGATCGCCTCCACAAACAACTTGGCCATCTCCGCCGCCGTCTCCCCGTCGACCGGTCGGTTGACGCCGATAACGCCGCCGAAAGCCGACACCGGATCGCACTCCAGCGCTTTTTGATAAGCCTCCAGCAGACTGGTTCCAGTCGCCGTGCCACAGGGA
This genomic interval carries:
- a CDS encoding NfeD family protein codes for the protein MTLTDFYLLCFIVGFVLSLLSFLGGGARPHFHFSGKLHLPHIGRAGGHVTGGTPHSESSMPLFNFSTLVVFLTWFGGVGYLLTKYSTLWTLAVLALAALSGVGGAAFVFLLVAKLLLAHEQELDPADYDMVGVIGTITNPIRAGGTGEIVYSQQGTRRSTGARSEDGAALPRGTEVVVTRYEKGIAYVRRWEELAGTEMGSQSEPVQK
- a CDS encoding SPFH domain-containing protein, which codes for MNLHVAPEVWIIAALLILGVLFLLGMFARLYRKAGPHEALVVYGFRGTRVVKGRGTVIFPMVETCHELSLELMSFDVAPQQDLYTKQGVAVTVEAVAQIKVKSDPESILTASEQFLTKPDNEREGLIRLVMEGHLRGIIGQLTVEEIVKQPEMVGDRMRSTCADDMSKMGLEVISFTIKEVRDKNEYISNMGRPDVARIKRDADVATVEAERDTAIKRALAQREAAIAKAQADQERVAAETLSLAKQAEAQRDLDVKKASYQELIKKQQAQADKAYEIQTNVMQQQVVVEAVKVQQAEKEQQIKVQEAEILRREKELIATVLKQAEIERQRIETLANAERQRLMSEAEGKAASIRQQGEAEADIIFKKGEAEAKAMNVKAEAYQEYNQAAVVDKLITGLPDVVRALASPLSQVDKITIVSTGNGDAAGANKVTGDIAKMAAQVPALFEALSGMQVSDLLSKVRLIGDKAEKPASNKSQGKDGAQ
- a CDS encoding DUF2306 domain-containing protein, which encodes MATISVPLERAVRFRWKSVVFTLIALMMVYVLFHNERFLIDSKDPVWNHYHPFKWWLLPHGLAGACALLLGPMQFSDRLRQRFIGLHRVIGRIYVAGALIAAPLGFYIQYFEERMGEPRSFSVAAAVDAILWGTTTAIALSFALRRKIQLHRQWMTRSYAVAIVFLEVRVILGLTGWEKLGTAAAETVVWVCVACAIPLADIVLQWQDFRRSRALETKGRLTAVAKT
- a CDS encoding PspA/IM30 family protein, with the translated sequence MALLERVATLVRANLNDLIDKAENPEKLLKQVILDMENQFMQVKTQVAIAIADLHLLEKKKNENQDKEGEWMHKAELAVDKKQDDLARAALERSMAYKQFAESFDQQIADQKVQAEALKTALRQLEQKLAEARAKSDLLIAQHRRSRAVGKASDARMAINDKSKGTAFARMESKVRQAEAIGQAKAEIAGADVDERLSALERDEHIDRLLAELKARRSLGA
- a CDS encoding helix-turn-helix transcriptional regulator, yielding MRLGEKLRYLREVEGVLRGLGREMTQQELAGAMQKEMGRSLSQSYLSQIESGSRPHLTNSSRMLLARFFKVHPGYLVDDPEGFHTELLSDLRIMEDTLDLWLINGAERFRRDPEVSKALLELAKHEDSRRCLMLLGAILETPHLVDRLLEVLKPSLVNAGGHSQARHPQEEWR
- a CDS encoding serine/threonine-protein kinase, which codes for MNGRKIGRYEVTGELGKGAMGVVYRAVDPNIGRTVALKTMRVDVHGAEAEEMLRRFRNEARSAGVLSHPNVVVIYDAGEDNGIFYIAMEYIEGTTLAAMLNQRRVLPIDRVVDIGSQICMGLDYAHSRGVVHRDVKPSNVMIMPDGTGKIMDFGIAKAGAGLTHTGEILGTPNYMSPEQVRGRMIDGRSDLFSAGVILYEMVTGEKPFDGQSITTVVYKIVNETPIPPRELDVTIHPALSAVIQKALSKQPDDRYQTGAELARALKNYKNSGLAADGTVQVPAAMAEHANSHTQLASALPAAGVTALGMTAREAGSVGVKAPALDVPIGINPPAPPSARKTIVSAQPAMPLTQVFDSQSLVTATQLAQEDTVRIQIPAYTRHSIDNSEPEPKKGSKVFTVVFTLVALGLGLAGLKQLNLKHQRQAREKEVSAITVPQVEEPANVTTPAPEMAPVTAPVADVPPAVIPGTRELEKTKQDAVKLQAEASRPEAADKPQIAVKETPPPPPVTTGELHLTSTPTGAQVEIDGHSQAKWITPFLTPPLKAGHHSLVFTLNGYKPAEQKVEVVAGKKTTVDATLEQLKASFIIDSSPQGAWIVLDGSPTAQTTPAQLTVDPGQHRIVLLKGGFKRAETLADAGPGQTLNFSTPLHPQNEGAPQTQPQSAQQGKVMNTQAPAAGLAFWKQFYAINGLAPTPETMGMVQLRTRPQGASIAVNGMVLPRRTPFRFPLNPGSYRVTLQADGYKPATRTVEVQKGQTATLDELLEPQ
- a CDS encoding deoxyguanosinetriphosphate triphosphohydrolase, coding for MLAEYAVRVEDSRGRRYPEPPHPYRNDFQRDRDRIIHARAFRRLENKTQVFTGRVSDHFRNRLTHTLEVAQVSRTIAARLRLNVDLVEALALAHDIGHPPFGHAGEKALDEVMRVHGGFFDHNLHALRIVEDFELRYAAFRGLNLTFEVREGIVKHSRDYSAARFPELAEYLLDQRPPIEAQLIDLTDEIAYNTADLDDGYEAGILNVRCMREGVPVVDRFYGEAEGQYPNALEKLKLNEALRRVFDRMVSDLIRNTEARIAAAGVRRLDEVRKFPERLAAFSPEVDAERGAAKQFLYANLYYSPELQPEKANAEVVIRELFEYWMRHPGELPPSYQQKARGEDLARVICDYIAGMTDNFILDQYARFCGKS
- a CDS encoding FeoA family protein — protein: MTEGESIRLAELDEGERAVVSGLELPEAVAERLMCLGFIPGVEVVAGKSAPGGDPRVFCVDGGHVALRRETSQRISGLRLVANAEGDEP